In one window of Candidatus Poribacteria bacterium DNA:
- the bioB gene encoding biotin synthase BioB, whose amino-acid sequence METTFYQKLTTISLSGELLSDATCEQLLTASEIELLPLLDAAYQVRKTYFQNEVHLHILNNAQNGYCPEDCHYCAQASSATTDIEAYPLKPDAEVLAEAERAHESGAYRYCIVMSGRGPSPKRVAHLAKLIRTVKARYPIEVCLSAGLIDVESAGILKEAGLDRLNHNLNTSEAHYPKICSTHSYQDRMDTLQAAQTVGLACCSGVIVGMGEGTYDLVKVAKELRQLEVASLPVNFFLPISGTQLSESVTAQRSAPTTLTPDYCLRVLCLYRFLNPRAEIRVAAGREHHLRSMEVMALYPANSMFIDGYLNAEGSAASRTLRMIRDAGFTVKTNGDDTEEPKRRETEKRDVLLKELKVLRPRMESDA is encoded by the coding sequence ATGGAAACAACATTTTACCAAAAATTAACAACCATTAGCCTCAGCGGCGAACTCCTTTCCGATGCGACTTGTGAACAACTTCTAACTGCATCGGAAATAGAATTACTTCCGCTTCTGGACGCAGCGTATCAGGTTCGCAAAACCTACTTCCAGAATGAGGTGCATCTGCATATCCTTAACAACGCCCAGAACGGCTATTGTCCAGAGGATTGTCACTATTGCGCGCAGGCGAGTTCCGCAACGACAGACATTGAAGCCTACCCTCTAAAACCTGATGCTGAGGTTCTGGCAGAAGCCGAACGCGCGCACGAATCCGGTGCGTATCGCTACTGTATCGTAATGAGTGGACGCGGCCCTTCACCAAAACGAGTTGCGCACCTTGCGAAGCTCATCCGCACTGTCAAAGCGCGCTATCCGATCGAAGTATGTCTCTCTGCCGGATTGATTGATGTAGAATCCGCGGGTATCTTGAAAGAAGCCGGATTGGACAGATTGAACCATAACCTGAACACTTCCGAAGCCCATTACCCAAAGATATGCAGCACGCATAGCTACCAAGACAGAATGGATACATTACAAGCCGCGCAAACAGTTGGTCTTGCTTGTTGTTCAGGTGTGATTGTTGGGATGGGTGAAGGAACGTATGACTTAGTGAAGGTGGCGAAAGAACTTCGTCAACTTGAGGTAGCCTCACTCCCGGTAAACTTTTTCCTCCCAATATCTGGCACGCAATTGTCGGAATCTGTTACGGCACAGCGGAGTGCGCCTACTACTTTAACCCCGGATTATTGTCTACGCGTGTTATGTCTCTACCGATTCCTGAATCCGAGGGCTGAGATACGGGTTGCAGCTGGCAGGGAACACCATCTCCGAAGTATGGAGGTAATGGCACTCTATCCAGCAAATTCGATGTTTATTGATGGCTACCTGAATGCGGAAGGTTCGGCAGCATCTCGCACACTCCGAATGATCAGAGATGCCGGGTTTACGGTAAAGACAAACGGTGATGATACGGAAGAACCCAAGCGGAGAGAAACAGAAAAAAGAGATGTCCTTCTCAAGGAGTTGAAAGTCCTTCGTCCGCGCATGGAATCCGATGCTTAA